The Eubacteriales bacterium genome has a window encoding:
- a CDS encoding SDR family oxidoreductase, whose protein sequence is MLCLVTGATGHIGSALLKELLKNGYNIRVLILKNDDSTLIEKLGVEIYYGDVRNIDDVRTAMKGVDTVFHLAGIIGIGSGKKKLMYSVNVEGTRNIVDVCLEQNVKKLVYASSVHAIRELKNNMTIMETKEFEPDKVKGTYAKTKAMATCIVLKGVEKGLDAVVVHPSGVIGPYDFKLSNIGQLILDFMAQKLYAYIDGAYNFIDVRDVAKGIVLAEKNGRAGECYILSGEKVTVKMLLDYLEDITGVKAPKFKLAYAFAKMTGPFAELYYKIARRQPLFTSYSISTLKSNCNFSNAKARKELGFKPRPIVNTLKDTVKWMQDNMSNYKNQRKSKH, encoded by the coding sequence ATGTTGTGTTTAGTAACAGGTGCAACAGGACATATCGGAAGCGCACTTTTAAAAGAGCTTTTAAAAAACGGCTATAATATTCGTGTATTGATATTAAAAAACGATGACAGCACTTTGATTGAAAAACTGGGTGTTGAAATTTATTATGGAGATGTAAGGAATATAGATGATGTCCGTACCGCAATGAAAGGTGTGGATACTGTTTTTCACCTTGCCGGCATAATCGGGATAGGCTCCGGTAAGAAAAAACTCATGTATTCAGTCAACGTTGAAGGTACCAGGAATATCGTAGACGTCTGCCTTGAACAAAATGTCAAAAAACTTGTCTACGCAAGCTCTGTACACGCTATACGCGAACTGAAAAATAACATGACGATTATGGAAACTAAAGAATTTGAGCCGGATAAAGTAAAAGGCACATATGCCAAGACAAAAGCAATGGCAACTTGCATTGTATTAAAAGGCGTTGAAAAAGGCCTCGATGCCGTTGTTGTCCATCCTTCCGGCGTTATAGGACCTTATGACTTCAAGCTCTCTAATATAGGGCAGCTTATTTTGGACTTTATGGCACAAAAACTGTATGCCTATATAGATGGGGCATATAATTTCATAGACGTGAGGGACGTTGCTAAGGGCATTGTTTTAGCAGAAAAAAACGGAAGAGCAGGGGAGTGCTATATCCTGTCCGGAGAAAAAGTCACCGTGAAAATGCTGCTTGACTATCTTGAAGACATAACCGGCGTGAAGGCGCCTAAATTCAAGCTTGCGTATGCGTTTGCAAAGATGACGGGGCCGTTTGCCGAGCTATATTATAAAATAGCACGCCGCCAGCCGCTCTTTACTTCGTATTCGATATCTACGCTTAAATCAAACTGCAATTTTTCAAATGCCAAAGCGAGAAAAGAACTTGGGTTTAAGCCACGCCCGATAGTAAATACTTTAAAAGATACTGTAAAATGGATGCAGGACAATATGTCTAATTATAAAAACCAAAGAAAAAGCAAACATTAA
- a CDS encoding tyrosine-type recombinase/integrase produces the protein MAKDTSYHAQQNILKTEKLRNVLKELPPFCVDFFRSTEDTTSVLTRLNYAYDLRIFFNYLKNETEFFSDKSILTLEATDLNQITLKDLEIYFEYLTYYSNEEDKMRENRDKGKSRKIASLRSFFKYYYKKGILTGNISTLIQTPKIHEKPIIRLSGEEISQIISAVQNGENLTDAQKRYHKITQLRDTAIITLFLSTGIRVSELVGLNISDLDFKKNAFIVTRKGGNRVILYFNEQTAAVINEYLDERKASSDYTLSSPLFMSIQKKRMCVRSIENLVKKYAKIAAPLKNISPHKLRSTYGTLLYNNTGDIYLVADVLGHKDVNTTRKHYAAITENKRKLAATAIDLDKDNDI, from the coding sequence ATGGCTAAGGATACCTCCTACCACGCTCAGCAGAATATTTTAAAAACAGAAAAATTACGAAATGTACTTAAAGAACTGCCGCCGTTTTGTGTAGATTTTTTTAGATCTACCGAAGATACCACATCGGTTTTAACAAGGCTTAACTATGCGTACGACCTTCGTATTTTTTTTAATTACCTGAAAAATGAAACGGAATTTTTTTCTGATAAAAGTATACTTACACTTGAGGCTACCGATTTAAATCAAATCACATTAAAAGATTTGGAGATTTATTTTGAATACCTGACCTATTATTCAAATGAAGAAGATAAAATGCGCGAGAATCGTGATAAAGGTAAATCCAGAAAAATTGCAAGCCTGCGCTCGTTTTTCAAATACTATTATAAAAAAGGAATCCTTACGGGAAATATATCTACATTGATACAGACTCCGAAAATCCATGAAAAGCCTATAATACGTTTGAGCGGAGAAGAAATAAGCCAGATAATATCGGCTGTACAAAACGGTGAGAATTTAACAGATGCGCAAAAAAGGTACCATAAAATTACCCAATTAAGAGATACGGCCATAATAACGCTGTTTTTATCCACAGGAATAAGAGTCAGCGAATTAGTTGGATTAAATATTTCAGACCTGGATTTTAAGAAAAATGCGTTTATAGTGACCAGAAAAGGCGGAAACCGCGTTATTTTATACTTTAACGAGCAAACCGCTGCCGTTATAAATGAGTATTTAGACGAGAGGAAGGCCAGTAGTGATTACACCCTCTCCTCCCCCCTCTTTATGTCCATACAGAAAAAACGCATGTGCGTAAGAAGCATAGAAAATCTCGTAAAAAAATATGCGAAGATAGCTGCTCCGCTTAAAAATATCTCACCGCATAAATTAAGGAGCACATATGGGACGCTTCTTTACAACAATACCGGGGATATTTACCTTGTAGCTGATGTCCTTGGACATAAGGACGTAAATACAACGAGAAAACACTATGCCGCTATAACCGAGAATAAGCGGAAATTAGCCGCGACAGCTATAGATTTAGATAAAGATAACGATATATAA
- the proC gene encoding pyrroline-5-carboxylate reductase — MDTQKKLGFIGGGNMGSAIINGIILKGIIPAKNISVFDISEAQRRNIEDKFKVNTSDKIQKLISESDIIFFCVKPNVIKNVLADIFKIDITGKTFVSIVAGYSAEKIKSILGKPIDLLRIMPNTPLLVGEGMTVFEMPITISEGDMELIKSIFESLGKTSYATAAQMDAVTAVSGSGPAYAYMLIDAMADAGLLLGLPYDKAVLLAAQTVMGAAKVILDTNAHPMQLKTNVCSPGGTTIAAVKVLEENSFKGTVMDAVKSCADKSRELS, encoded by the coding sequence ATGGATACACAAAAAAAATTAGGTTTTATAGGCGGGGGAAACATGGGAAGCGCCATAATTAACGGCATAATTTTAAAGGGGATAATCCCTGCCAAGAACATAAGCGTCTTTGATATAAGCGAAGCGCAAAGAAGAAACATCGAAGATAAATTTAAAGTAAATACTTCTGACAAAATTCAAAAACTGATATCTGAAAGCGATATAATTTTCTTTTGTGTGAAGCCAAATGTCATAAAAAACGTTCTTGCGGATATTTTTAAAATAGATATTACCGGAAAGACGTTTGTAAGCATAGTAGCAGGATACAGTGCGGAGAAGATAAAAAGTATCTTAGGCAAACCAATAGACTTGCTCCGTATAATGCCTAATACCCCGCTTTTGGTGGGAGAGGGGATGACGGTATTTGAGATGCCGATAACCATTTCTGAAGGCGACATGGAGCTTATAAAATCTATTTTTGAGTCCCTAGGAAAAACATCTTATGCAACTGCAGCACAGATGGATGCTGTAACCGCTGTCAGCGGGAGCGGGCCTGCTTATGCATATATGCTGATAGACGCTATGGCCGATGCGGGCTTACTGTTGGGATTGCCTTACGATAAAGCTGTTTTATTAGCCGCGCAGACAGTGATGGGGGCGGCCAAGGTAATCCTCGATACTAATGCACACCCTATGCAGCTTAAAACTAATGTCTGTTCTCCAGGGGGAACAACGATAGCAGCAGTAAAGGTGCTAGAAGAAAATTCCTTTAAAGGCACTGTTATGGACGCGGTAAAGAGCTGCGCGGATAAATCCAGGGAGCTTTCGTAA
- a CDS encoding polysaccharide deacetylase family protein, with translation MIIKNIFSKHIPETILLFTIFLSFLLFFSGQSSPAGSITSADGPLKLPIIMYHEIKTYKLGKDVISPYEFESDLKYLKDNGYNTITMSQLIDYVYYGAALPEKPVILSFDDGYLNTYNYAYPLLKKYDMEVVLSIIGKNTDDFTKIPDSNPDYSHATWAQLYDMFYSGCAEIQNHTYNMHSITSKRVGCMQANSESLEEYEKVLTDDILKLQNEVFSITGMLPNTFAYPYGGYNDNTDAILKKIGFKATLTCDYGINLITHDPEILFDLKRICRSHGDTIENILKEALKTIR, from the coding sequence ATGATTATTAAAAATATATTCAGCAAACACATACCGGAGACTATCTTGCTATTTACGATATTTTTATCGTTTCTACTGTTTTTTAGCGGCCAATCCTCCCCTGCCGGCTCTATCACAAGTGCAGACGGGCCTCTTAAACTCCCTATCATTATGTATCATGAGATCAAAACTTATAAGCTGGGTAAGGATGTAATAAGCCCGTATGAATTCGAAAGCGACCTTAAGTATTTAAAGGACAACGGCTATAATACGATAACGATGTCCCAGTTGATAGATTATGTATATTACGGTGCCGCGTTGCCTGAAAAACCCGTAATATTGTCCTTTGACGACGGTTATTTAAATACGTATAACTATGCCTATCCCCTTTTAAAGAAATATGACATGGAGGTAGTGCTATCCATTATTGGTAAAAATACCGATGATTTTACAAAAATCCCAGATAGTAATCCAGATTATTCACACGCAACCTGGGCCCAGTTATACGACATGTTTTACTCAGGATGTGCTGAAATACAAAACCATACCTATAATATGCACTCTATAACAAGTAAAAGAGTAGGATGCATGCAGGCTAACTCCGAATCACTTGAAGAATATGAAAAAGTATTGACAGACGATATCTTAAAACTGCAAAACGAGGTGTTCAGCATAACTGGCATGCTCCCGAATACTTTTGCATACCCTTACGGCGGATATAACGACAACACAGATGCAATTTTAAAAAAAATAGGATTTAAAGCAACTTTGACATGTGATTATGGAATTAATCTAATAACGCACGACCCTGAAATCTTGTTTGACCTAAAAAGGATCTGCCGTTCACATGGGGACACTATAGAAAATATCTTAAAAGAAGCGCTGAAAACTATAAGATAA
- a CDS encoding competence/damage-inducible protein A yields the protein MTAEILCVGTELLLGDIVNTNASYIAKELARIGINLYHQSVVGDNHDRLISSVKDAFENADILITTGGLGPTYDDLTKETVADYFNKSMYLDKESLDRIEHLFKSIHRPVSENNKKQAMIPEGAIVLKNDYGTAPGIILEENGKTAILLPGPPREMKPMFDNLVLPYLEKKSGKTFVSKNINIFGLGEAMVENMLRPLILDLKNPTVAPYAKEGEMLLRLTACADTEKEANEIIDPYIKDITNIIGAENIYGIDAYSLQNALVKALSEKNLKVATAESCTGGLISKRITEIPGSSKVFELGICTYSNDAKVNILGVNKDTIDKFGAVSYNTAVEMAQCIRKIANADIGLGVSGIAGPESGDSDKPVGLVYVAVSSKTIRT from the coding sequence ATGACAGCAGAAATATTATGCGTTGGTACTGAACTGCTTCTTGGCGATATAGTCAACACCAACGCAAGCTACATAGCAAAAGAGCTGGCCAGAATTGGCATAAACTTATACCATCAATCCGTAGTAGGGGACAACCATGACAGGCTTATATCAAGCGTTAAAGATGCATTTGAAAATGCGGATATACTTATAACTACCGGCGGCCTTGGACCTACATATGATGATCTGACAAAAGAAACGGTTGCAGATTATTTTAATAAAAGCATGTATTTAGATAAAGAATCACTGGACAGGATAGAGCATTTATTTAAAAGCATACACAGGCCGGTTTCTGAAAACAACAAAAAACAGGCAATGATACCTGAGGGGGCTATAGTCTTAAAAAATGATTATGGCACAGCACCCGGGATAATCTTAGAAGAGAACGGAAAAACTGCAATTTTACTGCCAGGCCCGCCAAGGGAAATGAAGCCGATGTTTGATAATTTGGTTTTACCATACTTAGAGAAAAAATCAGGAAAAACGTTTGTATCAAAGAACATAAATATATTTGGCTTAGGCGAGGCAATGGTTGAAAATATGCTAAGGCCGTTAATACTGGATTTGAAAAATCCTACAGTAGCGCCATATGCTAAAGAAGGCGAGATGCTGCTTAGATTAACTGCATGTGCTGATACAGAAAAAGAAGCCAATGAAATCATAGACCCCTATATAAAAGATATAACTAATATAATAGGTGCAGAAAACATTTATGGCATAGACGCTTATAGCCTTCAGAACGCACTTGTTAAGGCCTTATCCGAAAAGAATTTAAAGGTTGCAACTGCCGAAAGCTGTACGGGAGGGCTTATATCCAAGCGTATTACAGAGATACCGGGGAGTTCCAAAGTTTTTGAACTGGGCATATGTACTTATTCTAATGACGCTAAAGTTAATATTCTTGGTGTAAATAAGGATACCATAGATAAATTCGGGGCAGTTTCATATAATACCGCTGTTGAAATGGCACAATGCATACGCAAGATAGCTAATGCGGATATAGGTCTGGGGGTTTCAGGTATCGCAGGGCCGGAAAGCGGGGACAGCGACAAGCCGGTTGGGCTTGTATATGTGGCGGTTTCCAGTAAAACTATTCGGACGTAA
- a CDS encoding SDR family oxidoreductase — translation MKNCYGDVVLVTGASSGIGKATAKKLLELGFIVYGTSRNPSLNNEGIKMLKMDINDEESISSAVDSIISEHGHISILINCAGNGIAGALEDMTLNEISYQMQTNFFGTLNVIRAVLPYMRENGKGLIVNTGSVAGDIAIPYQSIYSASKAALTSVTQSLRLEVKSFGIKCSIIQPGDTKTGFTKSRKFIKNIYTSAYKTEAERAIYSMVRDELNGKPPETVSNTIIKIIKKRNPRAVYTVCFEYKLLVFLKAILPNSVLEFVLNRMYLTKPLPKDAVWPFDIEQKKVNK, via the coding sequence ATGAAAAACTGTTACGGCGATGTTGTGTTAGTTACTGGTGCATCTTCTGGGATAGGCAAAGCTACGGCTAAAAAGCTTTTGGAACTTGGATTTATAGTATACGGAACATCTAGGAATCCTTCTTTAAACAATGAGGGTATAAAAATGCTAAAGATGGATATTAACGATGAAGAAAGTATCTCTTCGGCCGTTGATAGCATAATATCTGAACATGGGCATATAAGTATTTTAATTAATTGCGCTGGAAATGGCATAGCGGGTGCGCTTGAAGATATGACTTTAAATGAAATTTCATATCAAATGCAAACCAACTTTTTCGGCACTTTAAACGTCATCCGCGCTGTACTGCCATATATGAGGGAAAATGGGAAAGGGCTTATAGTAAATACCGGCTCGGTAGCGGGGGATATCGCGATACCATACCAATCCATTTACAGTGCTTCAAAGGCCGCTTTGACGTCTGTTACCCAGTCCTTAAGGCTGGAAGTTAAATCTTTTGGAATAAAGTGCTCGATAATACAGCCGGGAGATACTAAAACAGGATTTACAAAATCCAGGAAATTTATAAAAAATATATATACGTCAGCTTACAAAACCGAAGCTGAAAGAGCTATTTATTCTATGGTTAGAGATGAACTTAACGGTAAACCCCCGGAGACAGTTTCTAATACTATTATAAAAATCATAAAGAAGAGAAATCCGCGCGCCGTGTATACTGTTTGTTTTGAATATAAACTACTGGTATTTTTAAAGGCTATCTTGCCAAACAGCGTTTTGGAGTTCGTGTTAAATAGGATGTATCTAACAAAACCGCTGCCCAAAGATGCCGTTTGGCCATTTGATATCGAACAAAAAAAGGTTAATAAATAA
- the rnhA gene encoding ribonuclease HI: MSKYYLYTDGACSNNPGPGGWAFILLNDKEQSMESSGFISETTNNRMELLAVLKGLLAIDKNNCSVDVFTDSAYVCNAFLNGWILAWQNNGWKNSQKKPVENQDIWKEILNQIKGRKVYWHKVEGHSDNVYNNRCDKLAQTQVKNNIGKTP; this comes from the coding sequence ATGAGCAAATACTATCTTTATACAGATGGAGCGTGTTCCAATAACCCGGGGCCGGGGGGATGGGCCTTTATCCTGTTAAACGATAAGGAACAATCTATGGAAAGCAGCGGGTTTATAAGCGAGACTACAAATAACAGGATGGAACTTTTAGCCGTGTTAAAGGGTCTCCTTGCTATCGATAAAAATAATTGCAGCGTAGATGTATTCACAGACAGCGCATATGTCTGCAATGCGTTTTTAAACGGATGGATACTCGCCTGGCAAAACAATGGGTGGAAAAACTCTCAGAAGAAACCTGTTGAAAACCAGGATATCTGGAAAGAAATTTTAAATCAGATTAAAGGAAGGAAAGTTTATTGGCATAAGGTAGAGGGGCACTCTGACAACGTTTATAACAACAGGTGCGACAAGCTGGCCCAAACACAGGTAAAGAACAATATAGGGAAAACACCCTGA